The following proteins are encoded in a genomic region of Desulfosporosinus youngiae DSM 17734:
- a CDS encoding Crp/Fnr family transcriptional regulator, giving the protein MLNEQQLRDILTTKLFSGNMPPDFINFCLTHGRIRYYAPKQYLYFSGDEGNTVYFLISGRVRLYLMGEFTEKIIRVLKPPVFFPEIILDGKPYPHSALCIEDTEVLSIDRHTFMRFIESNPSLLWIFYRELALDLRRSYRQIRNLSLGDARLRLGAKLFALAHVHGLKSKNGILITIPLSATELAGMCSLARESVSRILTELKEVKIIEINKRNITVLDMQTLRVWIHERAARSRSLN; this is encoded by the coding sequence ATGCTGAACGAGCAGCAACTTCGTGACATCTTAACGACTAAACTATTCTCAGGTAACATGCCCCCTGATTTCATTAATTTCTGTCTGACTCATGGAAGAATTCGTTATTATGCTCCCAAACAATATCTGTATTTCTCCGGGGATGAGGGAAATACGGTTTACTTTCTTATTTCAGGAAGAGTTCGGCTCTACTTAATGGGTGAGTTTACGGAAAAGATTATTCGCGTACTTAAACCACCTGTTTTTTTCCCTGAAATCATACTGGACGGAAAACCCTATCCTCATTCTGCGCTTTGTATTGAGGATACTGAAGTATTATCAATCGATCGGCACACGTTTATGCGCTTTATTGAAAGCAATCCATCCTTACTATGGATCTTTTATCGTGAACTTGCTTTGGATCTGCGTCGATCCTACCGGCAAATCAGAAACCTATCACTTGGGGATGCACGTTTACGTTTGGGCGCTAAACTCTTTGCTTTAGCCCATGTACATGGTTTGAAGTCTAAAAACGGGATTTTGATTACTATTCCCCTTTCCGCAACGGAACTTGCAGGCATGTGCAGTCTTGCCCGGGAGTCTGTGAGCCGCATATTAACTGAATTAAAAGAAGTAAAAATTATTGAAATTAATAAAAGAAATATTACCGTCTTAGATATGCAAACTCTGCGGGTGTGGATCCATGAACGAGCTGCCCGCTCCCGTTCACTAAACTGA
- a CDS encoding phosphonate ABC transporter permease, translating to MSDKLDHFKMMFLYPYSHSFTLWNAVQKIMTTLGLALFATLSGGLISLGLGLLTAQDMYSKYISNIIKGLVTIIRPVPTILWVFIFAVSTELGSAAALIGMTFHSIGYLSKPYFELFQNRDRRVCFNTHLIAWSYMRFQINFAYAISMSVVAGAGEIGVMTYLILAIAILLETGSMNKVR from the coding sequence TTGTCTGATAAACTTGATCATTTTAAAATGATGTTTCTGTACCCGTATTCTCATAGCTTTACCTTATGGAACGCTGTTCAGAAAATTATGACGACTTTAGGACTGGCTTTATTCGCGACCTTGAGCGGTGGATTAATTTCTCTGGGCTTGGGGTTGTTAACCGCTCAAGATATGTATTCTAAATATATTAGCAATATTATCAAAGGACTTGTCACTATTATCCGACCAGTTCCTACAATATTATGGGTATTTATTTTTGCAGTATCTACTGAACTCGGCAGTGCTGCGGCACTAATTGGCATGACATTTCACTCGATTGGCTATTTATCTAAGCCCTATTTTGAGCTTTTTCAGAATAGAGATAGAAGAGTATGCTTTAATACCCACTTGATAGCCTGGTCTTACATGAGATTTCAAATTAACTTCGCTTATGCAATTTCCATGAGTGTGGTTGCCGGAGCAGGGGAAATTGGGGTTATGACATACTTGATTCTTGCGATAGCGATCCTTCTGGAAACAGGTTCTATGAATAAAGTAAGATAA
- the phoU gene encoding phosphate signaling complex protein PhoU, which produces MPTRQKFDNELEELRLNILNLGEMVSQQISNAVSSLLNQDLELANSIVVKDLEINDLQAIIEEKCILLIATQQPFARDLRKLVAGFKISIYLERMGDLSVDLAKITIRIGQEKFIKPLTDIPLMCALVLEMIDIGLKAYINEDCGTAAEMSLIDDKIDKIYSGVFGELKDLMMEDPNKVTQANYLLFASRFLERLGDYCTNIAEEIVYICNGKRMDLNE; this is translated from the coding sequence ATGCCAACCCGGCAGAAATTTGATAATGAATTAGAGGAACTTCGTTTAAATATTTTAAACCTGGGGGAAATGGTCAGCCAACAAATTTCGAATGCTGTAAGTTCATTGCTGAACCAAGATCTTGAATTAGCCAACTCTATTGTAGTGAAGGATTTGGAGATTAATGATTTGCAAGCAATTATTGAAGAAAAATGCATTCTTCTTATAGCTACTCAGCAGCCCTTTGCCCGTGATTTACGCAAGCTGGTGGCTGGCTTTAAAATCTCTATTTACCTGGAGAGAATGGGCGATTTGTCGGTTGATCTGGCAAAGATAACGATCAGAATAGGTCAGGAAAAATTCATAAAGCCGTTAACTGATATTCCGCTCATGTGTGCTTTGGTTCTGGAAATGATTGATATTGGACTTAAAGCATATATTAATGAAGATTGCGGTACTGCAGCAGAAATGTCATTGATTGATGATAAGATTGACAAAATCTATTCGGGAGTCTTCGGGGAACTTAAGGATCTGATGATGGAAGACCCTAATAAAGTAACACAAGCTAATTATCTTCTCTTTGCGAGTCGCTTTTTAGAGCGGTTAGGGGACTATTGCACTAATATTGCTGAAGAAATTGTCTATATTTGTAATGGGAAAAGAATGGATTTAAACGAATAG
- the pstB gene encoding phosphate ABC transporter ATP-binding protein PstB, whose product MDKIAVDNLDLFYGDQQALNKICLSMKEKSVTALIGPSGCGKSTFLRTLNRMQDLIPGVRITGQVNIDGQNIYASDTDVVLLRKKVGMVFQNPNPFPKSVFENIAYGPRIHGETDKKKLSEIVEASLKDAALWNEVKDRLHESALGLSGGQQQRLCIARLLAVGPEILLMDEPTSALDPISTMKIEELIAELKDKYTIMIVTHNMHQASRVSDRTAFFLSGDLIEEDVTSILFTRPAKKKTEDYISGRFG is encoded by the coding sequence ATGGATAAGATCGCGGTTGATAATCTCGACCTTTTTTATGGTGATCAACAAGCCTTAAATAAAATATGTCTATCGATGAAGGAAAAAAGTGTGACTGCCCTGATTGGTCCTTCAGGTTGCGGTAAATCGACCTTTTTACGAACTCTCAATCGAATGCAAGATTTAATCCCAGGTGTCAGAATTACAGGGCAAGTGAATATTGACGGACAGAATATCTATGCATCGGATACGGATGTAGTATTACTTCGCAAAAAGGTAGGCATGGTATTTCAAAATCCGAATCCTTTTCCAAAGTCGGTCTTTGAAAATATTGCTTATGGTCCTCGTATTCATGGAGAAACCGATAAGAAAAAACTGAGTGAAATAGTTGAAGCCAGTTTAAAGGATGCAGCTTTATGGAACGAAGTCAAGGATCGTTTGCATGAATCCGCATTAGGGCTTTCAGGTGGTCAGCAGCAGCGGCTCTGTATAGCACGCCTCTTAGCAGTGGGTCCGGAAATCTTATTGATGGATGAACCTACATCCGCACTCGACCCAATTTCCACCATGAAGATTGAAGAATTAATTGCAGAGTTGAAAGATAAATATACGATCATGATTGTTACTCATAATATGCACCAGGCATCCCGTGTCTCGGATCGAACCGCATTTTTCTTAAGTGGCGATTTAATCGAAGAGGATGTAACAAGTATCCTCTTTACCCGGCCGGCTAAGAAAAAGACCGAAGATTATATATCCGGACGCTTTGGTTAA
- a CDS encoding response regulator transcription factor — protein sequence MAKILLVDDEIKIQELTRNDLEREGHTVLIAADGEQGLDLARRESPDIIILDQTLPFIDGLDVCKSIRSHNEFGSVPIIIMSDSDDVTDKVIGLELGADDYITKPFNSRELLARIKARLREVQRKAEAKKSPLRWGTLEIWQENYLVTLDEQPLSLTVKEFELLVLFVANPYQVFSREYLIQKIWGNLSSTGTRALDVHISHLRNKLKPLGPVIDSVRGVGYLFTRRE from the coding sequence GTGGCCAAAATTTTGCTCGTAGACGACGAAATTAAAATTCAAGAACTTACTCGCAATGATTTAGAAAGGGAAGGGCATACTGTACTTATCGCTGCGGACGGTGAACAAGGATTAGATCTGGCCAGGCGGGAAAGTCCGGATATCATCATCTTAGATCAAACTCTGCCGTTTATTGATGGATTAGATGTGTGTAAATCCATTCGATCACACAATGAATTTGGATCTGTTCCAATAATTATAATGAGCGATAGTGATGATGTAACAGATAAAGTCATCGGCCTTGAACTGGGAGCTGACGATTATATAACAAAGCCCTTCAATTCCAGAGAATTATTAGCGAGAATTAAAGCGAGGCTTAGAGAAGTTCAACGAAAAGCTGAAGCCAAAAAGAGTCCTTTAAGGTGGGGAACTTTAGAGATTTGGCAAGAAAATTACCTGGTTACTTTAGATGAACAGCCTCTAAGCCTTACAGTAAAGGAGTTCGAACTTTTAGTTCTCTTTGTAGCCAATCCTTACCAGGTGTTTAGCCGGGAATATTTAATACAGAAGATTTGGGGCAATCTTTCCAGCACAGGGACCAGAGCTTTAGACGTGCATATTAGTCATTTAAGAAATAAATTAAAGCCTTTAGGACCGGTTATTGATTCAGTAAGGGGAGTAGGTTATCTTTTTACCCGTCGGGAGTAA
- a CDS encoding electron transfer flavoprotein subunit alpha/FixB family protein: MAKGIWVIVEQRNLQIRKVSLELLSQGRKIADETGEPLVAVILGQGIEALAKTVAESGADKVILIDDAKLAEYTTGAYTSVLNKLIRKEEPQAVLLGNTAVGKDLAPRLAQRLGVGLASDCTGMEIDSNNFLNFKRPIYAGKAFAHLTSNVRPIMATIRPNTFPVAPPDAARQAEVVKEAAEIDSADLAAILKEVAVAASKRPELTEANIIVSGGRGMKGPENYVILEALADVIGAAVGASRAAVDSGWKEHKFQVGQTGKTVAPTLYIACGISGAIQHLAGMGSSKFIVAVNKDPEANIFNVADYGIVGDLFEVVPLLTEEFKKLVNE, translated from the coding sequence ATGGCTAAAGGGATTTGGGTAATTGTCGAACAACGCAACTTACAAATTCGTAAGGTTTCATTAGAACTTCTCAGCCAAGGCCGCAAAATTGCGGATGAAACAGGTGAACCCTTAGTAGCTGTAATACTCGGTCAGGGCATTGAGGCACTTGCTAAAACCGTTGCCGAAAGCGGAGCAGACAAAGTAATACTAATTGATGATGCTAAGCTGGCAGAATACACGACAGGCGCCTATACATCTGTGCTTAATAAACTCATCCGTAAAGAAGAGCCACAAGCTGTTTTACTTGGCAACACAGCTGTAGGTAAGGACCTTGCTCCACGTTTAGCTCAACGTCTTGGAGTTGGCTTAGCTTCGGACTGCACTGGCATGGAAATTGATTCGAATAACTTCTTAAACTTTAAGCGTCCGATTTATGCAGGTAAAGCTTTCGCTCACCTTACATCAAACGTTCGCCCAATTATGGCAACGATTCGTCCCAATACGTTTCCAGTAGCTCCTCCGGACGCTGCCCGTCAGGCCGAAGTCGTCAAAGAAGCTGCAGAGATCGATTCCGCTGATTTAGCTGCTATCCTTAAGGAAGTTGCAGTGGCAGCTTCCAAGCGTCCGGAGCTTACTGAAGCAAATATCATTGTCTCCGGCGGACGCGGAATGAAAGGTCCCGAAAATTATGTCATCCTTGAAGCATTGGCTGATGTAATCGGTGCCGCTGTTGGAGCATCTCGTGCTGCTGTAGACTCTGGCTGGAAAGAGCACAAGTTCCAAGTCGGACAAACAGGAAAAACGGTTGCGCCTACACTCTACATCGCCTGCGGAATTTCTGGAGCAATCCAGCACTTAGCCGGCATGGGGTCCTCAAAATTCATTGTTGCAGTTAATAAAGACCCTGAAGCAAATATCTTTAATGTTGCCGATTATGGTATTGTTGGTGACCTATTTGAAGTCGTTCCCTTATTGACTGAAGAGTTTAAGAAACTAGTCAATGAATAA
- a CDS encoding electron transfer flavoprotein subunit beta/FixA family protein — protein sequence MNIVVFIKQTFDTEAKIVLDGNGKIDANGVNLIINPYDEFAIEEGIRLKEKFGGEVTVVSMGGPRAQEAVRTALAMGIDKGVLVNDPEVENTDECGRAAILAKAVAQIPYDIILAGRIAIDDGASQIAVRLAEALNIPSVSSVLKLDIAGTQATVVREIDGGTETIEVSLPAVITAQKGLNEPRYPSVAGIMKAKKKPLKTLTIADLGLSAGDLATKMTINEYSLPTPRKGGRVIPGEPAQAASELAKLLREEAKVL from the coding sequence GTGAATATTGTCGTTTTCATCAAACAAACATTTGATACTGAGGCTAAGATCGTACTAGATGGTAACGGTAAAATCGATGCCAATGGGGTTAATTTAATTATCAACCCTTACGATGAATTTGCCATTGAAGAAGGAATCAGGCTTAAAGAAAAGTTTGGCGGTGAAGTAACCGTTGTAAGTATGGGAGGCCCACGTGCCCAAGAAGCCGTCCGCACTGCATTAGCAATGGGGATTGACAAAGGTGTATTGGTCAATGATCCTGAAGTAGAAAATACAGATGAGTGTGGCAGAGCAGCAATTCTGGCTAAAGCAGTTGCCCAAATCCCTTATGACATAATTCTGGCTGGTCGTATTGCTATTGATGACGGTGCAAGTCAAATTGCCGTCCGTTTAGCAGAAGCATTAAATATTCCTTCAGTCAGCAGTGTTCTGAAGCTTGATATTGCTGGAACACAAGCAACAGTAGTCCGCGAAATCGATGGTGGAACTGAGACAATAGAAGTAAGCCTACCGGCTGTAATTACTGCACAAAAAGGGCTGAATGAACCTCGCTATCCATCCGTTGCCGGCATTATGAAAGCTAAGAAGAAACCATTAAAAACCTTAACCATTGCTGATCTTGGATTAAGCGCTGGAGATCTGGCCACAAAAATGACAATAAATGAATATAGCTTACCTACTCCTCGCAAGGGGGGACGTGTAATTCCTGGTGAACCTGCACAAGCCGCCAGTGAATTAGCAAAACTCTTGCGTGAAGAAGCTAAGGTTCTGTAA
- a CDS encoding phosphate ABC transporter substrate-binding protein: MFKTKSKIAFVGTTLFALLALVGCGQTAEPTKETTPAQTVEKKTISAAGSTALQPLVKLAADEFMSKNAGVQVNISGGGSFTGLNNVASGSVDIGNSDVEVTDELKDKGLVDHQVAVAPFLIIVNKDVTVDNLTKEQLTDIFTGKITNWKDVGGSDSKISIIGRAKSSGSRATISKIVMDGKDFTDAAAAQDSTGNLITGVAQTSGAIGYCDAAYLKDTVKALKYNGVEYSVETVANGTYPIYAFEHMYTKGEPTGTVKAFLDYIMSKEFQEKNVEKTGFIPVSMLKK; this comes from the coding sequence TTGTTTAAAACGAAATCTAAGATCGCATTTGTAGGTACCACATTATTTGCTTTACTGGCTTTGGTGGGCTGCGGCCAAACCGCAGAACCAACCAAGGAGACAACACCTGCACAAACTGTTGAAAAGAAAACTATTTCCGCTGCTGGTTCAACAGCCCTCCAGCCACTGGTCAAATTAGCAGCCGATGAGTTTATGTCAAAGAATGCTGGCGTACAAGTAAACATAAGCGGCGGCGGATCATTTACAGGTCTGAATAACGTTGCCAGCGGTTCTGTAGATATCGGAAACTCTGATGTAGAAGTTACGGATGAACTAAAAGATAAAGGTTTAGTCGATCATCAAGTTGCAGTTGCACCCTTTCTCATTATTGTTAATAAAGATGTCACAGTCGATAACTTGACCAAAGAACAATTGACCGATATCTTCACCGGAAAAATTACCAATTGGAAAGACGTTGGTGGCAGTGACTCCAAAATATCAATTATCGGTCGTGCTAAATCGTCCGGTTCTCGTGCAACGATCAGTAAAATTGTGATGGATGGAAAAGATTTTACAGATGCGGCAGCGGCTCAGGATTCTACCGGAAACTTAATTACTGGTGTAGCACAAACCTCCGGCGCAATCGGTTATTGTGATGCCGCTTACTTGAAAGACACTGTTAAGGCCTTGAAGTATAATGGTGTAGAATACAGCGTAGAAACAGTTGCCAACGGAACGTATCCTATTTATGCCTTTGAACACATGTATACTAAAGGAGAGCCAACAGGAACTGTAAAGGCGTTCTTAGATTATATTATGAGCAAAGAATTCCAAGAGAAGAATGTTGAAAAAACTGGATTTATCCCTGTCAGTATGCTTAAGAAATAA
- the pstA gene encoding phosphate ABC transporter permease PstA, with protein MKAHQADRFASALLWLGALAIVALLVAFLALILGKGLPHLTVEFFNGPDGVRGQLFNSFYILFLSLIFSLPVGLGAGIYMAEYAPKNKLTDLIRLSTESLASVPSIVFGLFGMILFVNMLGLGFTILGGAATLALLNLPILVRVTEESLLAVPRSYREASLALGATMWQTLRKVILPTALPGLITGITLVAGRALGETAILIFTAGMNVSRIPFDVNPLAAGETLAVHLFAVKSNPLPGTNPDQIADGTAALLIIMVIVFNICLTLPSRWLQYRHQGKNKA; from the coding sequence TTGAAAGCTCATCAAGCGGATCGGTTTGCCAGTGCTTTGCTTTGGTTAGGAGCTCTAGCTATTGTCGCTTTACTAGTTGCTTTCTTAGCTCTAATTTTGGGAAAAGGTCTACCTCATCTTACAGTTGAGTTCTTCAATGGTCCGGATGGCGTAAGAGGTCAACTTTTCAACTCCTTTTATATTTTATTTCTCTCGCTGATTTTTTCTCTGCCGGTCGGTTTGGGTGCTGGAATCTATATGGCTGAATATGCCCCTAAAAATAAACTTACAGACCTGATTCGCTTGAGCACAGAGAGTTTAGCGAGCGTTCCATCCATAGTATTTGGTCTCTTCGGCATGATTCTCTTTGTGAACATGTTAGGTCTTGGCTTCACTATTTTAGGTGGAGCGGCTACTCTAGCCTTACTCAATTTACCAATCTTAGTTCGTGTTACAGAAGAATCTTTGTTAGCAGTACCCAGAAGTTATCGAGAAGCTAGTTTAGCCTTAGGAGCTACCATGTGGCAAACCTTGCGAAAAGTTATTCTGCCGACAGCCCTTCCTGGTCTTATTACCGGAATAACCCTTGTCGCCGGCAGGGCGTTGGGAGAGACAGCTATTTTAATTTTTACTGCGGGAATGAATGTTTCACGAATACCCTTTGATGTTAATCCTTTAGCGGCCGGAGAAACATTAGCGGTCCATTTATTCGCCGTTAAGTCAAATCCGTTGCCAGGGACAAATCCGGATCAAATTGCCGATGGAACGGCTGCGCTGTTAATCATCATGGTGATCGTCTTTAACATTTGTTTGACCCTGCCCAGTCGTTGGCTGCAATATCGGCATCAAGGGAAAAATAAGGCGTAA
- a CDS encoding 4Fe-4S dicluster domain-containing protein, whose protein sequence is MKQTGFQIEHCRPDCQKSARKWNDLHEALTTNLSELNILETFENRFRPLLHHHFPKVGLAGCPNGCSRPDIKDFSITGYVTPLITEAMCLKCNSCVRSCLEEAISMQPSGISIDKARCLSCGSCQTVCPSGTLTNGESGWILRLGGRVGRHPRFATFDKKVSTDEEVVEWVCNIILDYMKKSKPEERLTHFLESRASSV, encoded by the coding sequence ATGAAGCAAACAGGATTTCAGATTGAACATTGTCGGCCGGATTGTCAAAAATCTGCCCGTAAATGGAATGATCTTCATGAAGCATTAACAACCAATTTATCCGAGTTAAATATTCTTGAAACATTTGAAAACAGGTTTCGCCCACTGCTGCATCACCATTTTCCGAAAGTTGGTTTAGCCGGCTGTCCAAATGGTTGCTCCCGACCTGATATTAAAGACTTTAGCATTACCGGATATGTAACTCCGCTAATCACTGAGGCAATGTGTCTAAAATGTAACTCTTGTGTTCGCTCTTGCTTAGAAGAAGCAATATCAATGCAGCCGAGCGGAATAAGCATAGATAAAGCTCGATGTCTTTCTTGCGGCAGCTGTCAAACTGTTTGCCCTTCAGGGACCTTAACAAATGGAGAAAGCGGTTGGATTTTACGCCTTGGTGGCCGAGTAGGCAGACACCCCCGGTTCGCAACGTTCGATAAAAAAGTTTCGACGGATGAAGAAGTGGTAGAATGGGTTTGCAATATAATTCTCGACTATATGAAGAAAAGCAAGCCGGAAGAGAGATTAACACACTTCCTTGAAAGCAGAGCTTCTTCAGTTTAG
- a CDS encoding IS5 family transposase encodes MYRKPSPQLTIDDFILPFSGKLDPENRWVQLANIIPWDEYEKEYAHMFPSDRGNVAKPVRMALGTLIIQARCGYTDRETVQQITENPYLQWFIGLKEFQLTRPLTPVALVKFRKRFKKDRMAKINERIALAERAAKTSEKEAEKNDDDQQGPNLPDADKEEKKTPADSDSEESKPNQGMLILDATCTPADIKYPTDLGLLNESREKLDEIIDTLHKAKGKATKRPRTYREKARKAYLSVSKQRSPRKKQLRKGIKQQLQYCKRNLRHVDQMLKEIPSGFEALSNRQVKLLETIRTVIEQQETMYKTKQHQIPDRIVNLYQDHVRPIVRGKASAKVEFGAKVAISIEKGFCRIEKLSWDAFNEAETLIDSVERYRARNGCYPEAVLADKIYRNRKNLAYCKNHNIRLSGPKLGRPSGDALKKVEKAIERMDAKMRNAVEGKFGEGKRKYGLDRVYAKLKETAECMISMQFFVMNLEHKLRVLFVQILKRYFQITDIGVFA; translated from the coding sequence ATGTACCGTAAACCGAGTCCCCAGCTAACCATAGATGATTTCATCCTGCCTTTTTCGGGGAAACTGGATCCCGAAAATCGTTGGGTTCAATTAGCTAATATAATTCCTTGGGATGAGTATGAAAAAGAATACGCCCATATGTTTCCGAGTGATCGTGGCAATGTGGCCAAACCGGTCCGTATGGCACTCGGTACGTTAATCATCCAAGCTCGCTGCGGTTATACTGACCGTGAAACGGTTCAGCAGATTACGGAGAATCCTTATCTCCAATGGTTCATAGGCCTCAAGGAGTTTCAATTGACTCGTCCTTTGACTCCAGTCGCCCTGGTGAAATTTCGCAAGCGCTTTAAGAAAGACCGCATGGCTAAAATCAACGAGCGCATTGCTTTAGCTGAGCGGGCGGCAAAAACATCTGAAAAGGAAGCCGAGAAGAACGATGATGATCAACAAGGACCTAATCTTCCGGATGCGGATAAGGAAGAGAAGAAAACCCCTGCTGACTCTGATTCAGAAGAATCCAAACCGAATCAAGGTATGTTGATCCTTGATGCCACCTGCACACCGGCCGATATAAAATATCCGACAGACCTCGGACTGCTTAACGAATCCCGCGAGAAACTGGATGAGATCATTGATACGCTTCATAAAGCGAAGGGTAAAGCAACCAAACGGCCGAGAACTTACCGTGAAAAAGCGAGAAAAGCTTATCTGAGTGTGTCTAAACAGCGGAGTCCGAGAAAGAAGCAACTTAGAAAAGGCATCAAGCAGCAATTGCAATATTGTAAAAGAAACCTTCGCCACGTTGACCAAATGCTGAAAGAAATTCCCTCAGGCTTTGAAGCCTTAAGCAACCGACAAGTCAAGTTATTGGAAACCATTCGAACCGTAATTGAGCAGCAGGAAACAATGTATAAGACAAAACAACATCAGATACCGGATCGAATCGTCAACCTCTATCAGGATCATGTCCGACCGATTGTACGCGGCAAAGCCAGTGCCAAAGTAGAATTCGGGGCTAAGGTAGCCATAAGCATCGAGAAGGGATTCTGCCGCATCGAAAAATTGTCTTGGGACGCGTTTAATGAAGCAGAAACATTGATAGATAGCGTAGAGCGTTACAGAGCCCGTAATGGATGCTATCCTGAGGCGGTGCTGGCCGACAAGATATACCGTAACCGCAAAAATCTGGCGTATTGCAAAAACCACAACATCCGGCTCAGCGGTCCCAAACTAGGCAGGCCCTCAGGAGATGCCCTGAAAAAAGTAGAGAAGGCCATTGAACGGATGGATGCCAAGATGCGTAATGCTGTAGAAGGCAAGTTTGGCGAGGGTAAAAGGAAATATGGCCTTGATCGTGTTTATGCTAAATTGAAAGAAACAGCAGAGTGCATGATTAGCATGCAATTCTTTGTCATGAACTTGGAGCATAAGCTCAGGGTTCTTTTTGTCCAAATTTTGAAGAGGTATTTTCAAATTACAGATATTGGTGTATTTGCGTAA
- the pstC gene encoding phosphate ABC transporter permease subunit PstC encodes MTNPKSWVYFNDRLSRYLFISSAVLVSLIILCIIWFVGMQGLSTFREVSIFEFFTSSKWSPDNGQFGALTFIAGSLGTTFIAILLGGPLGLAGAVFLAEIAPPWVRAIMRPATDLFAGIPSVVYGYVGITVIVSFTGKLTNSPTGYGMLAAGIVLAIMILPTVISLSEDALRSLPKTYKEASLALGATRWQTIRKVLVPAASPGILTAIILAMARAIGETMAVQMVIGNSPRFPDSLGSPTSTLTSDIVMEMGNTPFGSTWNNALFMMAFILLIIALIMIILVRTASRKGAAR; translated from the coding sequence TTGACTAACCCTAAGTCCTGGGTATATTTCAATGATCGTCTGTCACGCTATTTATTTATTAGCAGCGCAGTTTTAGTTTCATTGATTATTTTGTGTATTATTTGGTTTGTAGGCATGCAGGGTTTATCCACGTTTCGAGAAGTAAGCATCTTTGAGTTTTTTACCAGCAGCAAGTGGAGCCCTGATAATGGACAGTTCGGAGCTCTTACATTTATAGCGGGCTCCCTAGGAACGACATTTATCGCGATCCTGCTTGGCGGACCCCTTGGACTAGCGGGAGCTGTATTTTTAGCTGAGATTGCTCCGCCATGGGTACGCGCTATTATGCGTCCGGCCACGGATTTATTTGCCGGAATTCCCTCAGTAGTATACGGATACGTAGGTATTACGGTCATCGTGAGCTTTACAGGCAAACTGACGAACTCGCCGACCGGTTATGGTATGTTGGCTGCAGGCATCGTATTAGCAATTATGATTTTGCCTACGGTTATTAGTCTTTCGGAAGATGCTTTACGCTCTTTACCAAAAACTTATAAAGAAGCTTCACTAGCTTTAGGGGCGACACGCTGGCAAACTATTCGCAAAGTTCTTGTACCGGCGGCATCCCCAGGCATATTAACCGCTATCATTTTGGCAATGGCCAGGGCTATCGGAGAGACAATGGCGGTACAGATGGTTATTGGCAATTCTCCGCGCTTCCCTGATTCTTTAGGGAGTCCAACATCCACATTGACCAGTGATATTGTTATGGAAATGGGCAACACTCCTTTTGGATCAACTTGGAATAATGCTTTATTTATGATGGCCTTTATTCTTCTGATTATTGCCCTGATTATGATTATTCTTGTTCGAACAGCCTCACGAAAGGGGGCAGCCCGTTGA